The genomic interval CGCCCCATGAGGAGAAACATATGCGATCCGTCAGCATTTGCCCCGAGTGCGCCCTCGTCGGCGACAGCAAGAGGGCAAGTGCCGGCATTGATGCCGGCGGCGCACTCACGATCATTTTATTGGGTCGTAACCTCGGTGCAGCTTCGAAGCCGAAGGCGGCACCCTACATGAATTGGCATGATTACCATCATCTTATGATGGACATGCCACAGAACCTTTGGAGCCAACATGGGCGAAGTTGTTCAATTCGTATCGAGATCCGAGCGCGAGCGAGCGCGCCTTATTCGTGAGGCGCGCGCAATTTATGACAGCATCTTTCCGCCTGCCGACCCTAGCAGCGCACGCCAGGACAACGCCGGCCACGGGATCAGCGGAGCCAACGCCCATCGTAGCGACATGAGCAACCTGTCGTGATCAAGATCATCGCGGTCCTCTGCAGTCTCGCCTCGCCGGCAAATTGCCACGAGCAAATCGTCACCACCTCGGACTTCGCTCAGGTTTCGGTGCAGTCCTGCCTCATGGGCGCGCCGCAACTCGCCGAATGGATGAACCAGCACCCCGCCGAGCGCCTGGCAGCATGGCGCTGCGTGCTCGGCCAACAGAACGGTCGAGGAATCTAAGCCGGCGCGCCGCCGCGCCGCGCTCCTTCTATCTCGTTGCCTTCACGCGCTCCTTCACGGGGATCACAAGTTTTAATCCGGACCAGACCTCGTCGACGGCGCAGACCTTGACGTCGACAAGGCCGTTCGCGAGCGCAGTCTCGCGGATCACCGTCTCCGTCACATCAGTCGCGACGCCGGAGGCCTTCTTCGGCCACGACACCCAGATCATGCCGTCGGGTGCGATTGCCTTGCGGTAACCGCGAAGCTTGGCAGCGAGGCCCTTGGCCTCGGTGGCGAAGAGATGCACCTGGTCCAGCGGCGCCTTGGCGGCCTTCATGATCCGCACATCGGCCGGCAATTCGCCCACGATGGCTGTGTAGGCAGCCGGTGCCCCATCCACAAAGATGCGAAAGCCCGGCTTGATGCCGAGCTTCTGCACCGTCGACCTGCCGGAATAACCCGCCACGACCGCCTGCTCGTTCACAGCCGCTTCGCCGCAACGGCGTTCGACATCAGGATTCGAACACCTGCGCGATGGAAGGGAACGATGAAGAACAGATAGATCTTTCCATAGGCGTTATGGACGGTGCAGAGCGTCGAAACGACGACATTCGTCGCATCCCCCTCTTTCGCTTTCAGAACCGACAATCTGAAATCGAGGTGCTTGTTGTTTCGCCCGGCCACAATCTCATGCTCGGCGATGAAATAGATCGGCCACGGTCCGACCTTGTCGCCCACGCGGTATTCGCGCCTGGCGGTGGGCCTCATGATTTCGCCGACGGTTGGCGCCTCCAGGCCGAAGAGCTTCGCGATCACATTGCGGACGACCAGTATCGCCTTCATCCAGAGCGGCGTGTGGCCGAACAGCGCGAAGAAGATATCGACGATACCGGCGTCAGGCCGGGTGAGCGCGGCGCGGTAGGAATCGTGGAAATACGCGCTGCGCACAGCGTCCCGGTCAAGCGCGCTGCTAGGCGGAACATCGCATTCGACGACGTGCATTGCGGCCTCTCGACAGACCCCGATAGTTCACAAGAAAACGGGCGCATGACGCGCCCGTTTCATGGTCAATTTGTTTGCCAGCCGCCGAAGCTTACGACTGCGGCTGCGGCTCGAGGCCCGGATCCGGATCGGGACGCGGGCGCGGGCGACCTGACGGCGGCACCGCCGAGGTGCGCGGCCCGGAGGGCTCCAGCACCGACTCGCGGTTCGGCTTCTTGCCGGCGATGAGATCGTTGATCTCCTCGCCGGTCAGCGTCTCGAACTCCAGCAGGGCCTCGGCGATCGCTTCCCAGTCCTTGCGCTTCTCGGTGAGGATGCGGCGCGCCTCGTTCTCGCCGTCCTCGATCAGCTTGCGGACTTCCTGGTCGATCAGCTTCGCCGTCTCGTCGGAGATGTTGGTGCTCTGGGCAACCGAATGCCCGAGGAACACCTCCTGCTCGTTGCTCTGGTAGCGGACGCGGCCGAGCTTCTCGGACATGCCCCACTCCATCACCATGGCGCGCGCGATCCGCGTCGCGCTCTGGATGTCGGAGGTCGCGCCGTTGGTCACCTTGTCCGGACCGAATTTGAGGATCTCGGCCTCGCGTCCGCCAAAGATCATGGCGAGTTTGCTGACGCACCATTCGCGCGTGTAGGAGTGCCGATCGGTCTCCGGCAGCGACTGCACCAGACCCAGCGCGCGGCCGCGCGGGATGATCGTCGCCTTGTGGATCGGGTCGTGGCTCGGCACGTTGAGGCCGACGATCGCGTGGCCCGCCTCGTGATAGGCGGTCAGCATCTTCTCCTCCTCGGTCAGCACCAGCGACTTGCGCTCGGCGCCCATCATGACCTTGTCCTTGGCGTCCTCGAACTCGGCCTGGGTCACCATGCGCTTGTTGCGGCGGGCCGCCATCAGCGCGGCCTCGTTGACGAGGTTCATCAGGTCAGCGCCGGAGAAGCCGGGCGTGCCGCGCGCGATGGTCTTGAGGTTGATATCCGGCGCCAGCGGCACCTTGCGGACATGCACCTTCAGGATCTGCTCGCGGCCGACGATGTCGGGGTTGGCGACCATGACCTGGCGGTCGAAGCGGCCGGGGCGCATAAGAGCGGGATCCAGCACGTCGGGACGGTTGGTCGCCGCGATCAGGATCACGCCCTCATTGGCCTCGAAGCCGTCCATCTCGACCAGCAACTGGTTCAGGGTCTGCTCGCGCTCGTCATTGCCGCCGCCGAGGCCGGCGCCGCGGTGACGACCGACGGCGTCGATTTCGTCGATGAAGATGATGCAGGGCGCGTTCTTCTTCGCCTGCTCGAACATGTCACGGACGCGGGAAGCACCGACGCCGACGAACATCTCGACGAAGTCGGAGCCGGAAATGGTGAAGAACGGCACGTTGGCTTCGCCCGCGACCGCGCGCGCGATCAGCGTCTTGCCGGTGCCGGGAGGTCCGACCAGCAGCACGCCGCGCGGAATGCGTCCGCCGAGCCGCTGGAATTTGCCGGGGTCGCGCAGGAATTCGACGATCTCCTGCAGGTCCTGCTTGGCTTCGTCGACGCCCGCGACGTCCTCGAAGGTGACGCGGCCATGGGCCTCGGTCAGCATTTTTGCACGCGACTTGCCAAAGCCCATCGCTTTGCCGGCGCCGCCCTGCATCTGGCGCGACAGGAAGATCCACACGCCGATCAGCGCAATGAAGGGCAGCCACGAGACCAGCAGCGACACGAACCACGGCACGTTGTCGCCCGGCGGCTTGGCCGTGATCTGGACCTTGCTGTCATAGAGGCGCTTGACCAGCGTCGGGTCGTTGGGCGCGTAGGTCTGGAAGCTCGAGCCGTTGGTGAAGGTGCCGTGGATGTCCGGTCCCTGGATCACGACGTCGCGCACATTGCCGCGGTCAACCTCGCTCAGAAGCTGCGAGAAGGCGATGTCCTGGGAGGAAGCCCGCTGACCCGGATTCTGGAAGAGCGTAAACAACGCCAACAGCAGCAAGACGATGATGACCCAGAGGGCGAAATTGCGCAGATTGGCGTTCATAGATCTTCCTTCGTGGTCGCGCGGATCGCGGCCCTATTCCTTGGGCAGGCTTTCTTAGAGCAAGTGAGAGAAAATCCCCAAGGAATCCTCTCTGTTAGCTGCATACAATTTAGGTGCCGCCCCGGTCACTGCCAAGGGAACTAGATGGGACTATTTATCCCATCTTAGCCCGATTCCCGCTCAAATAATGGCCGGCCCGGGTTGGTTTTTCCGCTCTGGTTAAGGTGTCCTGAGGACCTGTCGGGAGCGAGCCGGTGTCATGATCCGCCCCTGACGCGCCGGGCCGGCGCCGGCACGATCTGGATGCGCCCCCGGGACAGGCTGACGAGGGCTCCAGCAAGCGTCTGTTTGATGCTGATATGGCCGGTTCCGCGCGGGCCCGTCTCGTCCGCGACGGCGCGGTCGAGGACCGCAAGCAGGGCCTCGACCTTGCCGAGCTCGGCCGGGCCCTCATGCCCGACCGCGTCGATCGCCCGCAACAGGAGCCGCAAGCGCACCTCCTCGGGCAACGCGGCGAAGCTGGACGCCTCAAAACTTCGCCCGCCCGCGTGGTGCGACAAGCGGTCGCGATCTCTCAGCGCGAGGAAGCGCTCGGCGCCATCGGCCAGCACGTCCACGGCAGCGTTGGCGCGGGCGAGGCGCGCGGCGAGCCGGGCCAGGTTGCGCACGTTGCCGCCTTCGGCCGCCAGCGCCGGCAACAGCGCCCGCAGCCGCGGGCGCGTGAAGGCCGGATCGCGGTTGGTCGGATCGTCGGCAAAACCGATCTTTGCACGCGCAAGCGTCGCGATAAGCTGCGACTTCGGGACGTCGAGGAACGGACGCGCAAGCGCGACACCGTCGCGCTGCGTGATGCGCGCCATCGCGGACAGGCCGACAATGCCGCTGCCGCGGAGCAGCCGCATCAACAGCGTCTCGGCCTGGTCGTCGCGGGTATGGGCTGTCAGCACGTGGGTCGCGCCGCTCGCGCGCGCGACTTTCACGAGCAGCCGGTAGCGCGCGTCGCGCGCAGCGGCCGGCAGGCCCGTCTTCGGCTTGGCGCCGGTCCAGCGCATCGTCCGGTGCGTCAGGTCGAGCGAACGCGCGAGCTGCTTGACCTCGCGCGCCTCGCGCGCGGCGTCCTTGCGCAGGCCATGATCGACGGTGACGACGATGAGTTTTGGGCCACGCGCAAGACTGCGCCGCCAGCGCGCGGCAAGCCACATCAGCGCCAGGGAATCAGGCCCGCCGGAGACCGCGAGCACCAGCGCAGGCGCGCCTCTCAGCTCCGCGAAGAGCGCTTTGGCGGCGGCTGCCGAAATCGGAGAGTTGTCGTCGTCTGACATGACGCTGCCCGAGAGAGCAAGCAAGGGATGGCCGGCCAATCTAGCGCACGGCCATCCGCATTGTCAGTCACTTGGAAGCTAGCACTTCACCCGCTTCTGCTCACGGTCGACGGCGGCTTTGACGCCGGCGGAGGCGCGCGGATATTTGCGTCCGATCTCGCCGAAGGCGGCACAGGCGGCCTCCTTCTCCTTCAGCGCGGCCAGCGACTGGCCGAGCCGCAGCAAGGCATCAGGGGCCTTGGCCGACTTCTCATATTTCGTGGTGACGGCGAGGAAGGATTCGGCGGCGTCGCGATATTGCTGGCGCTGGAAGAAGCTCTCACCGACCCAGTATTGGGCGTCGCCGAGCAGCGGATCGCTTGGATATTTTTGCGCAAAACTCTTCATGGTCTGCTCGGCGAGCGCGTAGTCCTTGCGCTGCATGTAGCCGATGCCGAGGTCGAACTCGTCGCGCGGCGTTTGGGCGGGCGGCTGGGTCGAGAGCCCGCCGCCGGCCGGCGCCGGATAGCCCGGCTGCGCCGCCTGAGGTTGGGATTGCGGCGTGCGGGCACCGGTGTTGGCAAGATCCAGCGGCTCTCCGGCACCACGTCCGCCGGGAGCGCCAACAGGGGCGCCCCCTTGCGACGGCATCGGCATCTGGCCGCCGCCGAGTGCGCGCGGCGCGCCCGGAGCGTTCGGATTCTGGCCCGGATCGAAGGCATCGCCCCGCCGGCGCGTGCCCGGCGCGCCCGGCGCCGGCTGCTCCTGGATGATCGGAGCGGGTGCGGCGACCTGCGGCTCATAGGGCTGCTGCTGGGCCGGCTGCTGCTGGCGATAAACCGGCGCGGCTTGGGCAGGGGCTTGGACAGGCTGTTGGTGCAGGGGCGGCGCGGCGGCGACGTTGGGCTGCACGGGCGCCTGGCCCGGCGTGGCCTGCGCCCCGCCCTCCAGTTGCCGGATGCGGTCCTCGAGCTGGCGGTTGCGGTATTGCAGCTCCTCGTTCTGGCCGGTGAGCTGGCGAAGCTGGTTTTCCAGCCGCTCGATCCGCATCTCGGCATCCACGTCTTCCGACTGCTGAGCAGATGCGGGCGAACACAGAGAGAGCAGCGCGGCAATCGCCACGGTGCCGGTAAAAGCCTTGATTGTAGATAACATCTTGCCCTGACGACGAAAGCGGCGTGGCGCGCGGCGGACAACTCGCCGGGCCGCACATAAAGGGAGGGAGTACGCCAAAACTGTGACTGCTACCAAAGGGTTTCTACGCCGCCCCCGCAAAACGAAACCGGCGCCCGAGAGGCGCCGGCATAGTCCATGTCTGAAGCTGAACGGAACCTGACTGATCGTCAGGAACTCGCGTTCAGCACGGTGACGGCGCGACGGTTCTGCGACCAGCAGGAGATGTCGTTACACACGGCGACCGGACGCTCCTTGCCGTAGGAGATCGTGCGCATGCGGTTCGGGTC from Bradyrhizobium arachidis carries:
- a CDS encoding DUF2867 domain-containing protein, whose protein sequence is MHVVECDVPPSSALDRDAVRSAYFHDSYRAALTRPDAGIVDIFFALFGHTPLWMKAILVVRNVIAKLFGLEAPTVGEIMRPTARREYRVGDKVGPWPIYFIAEHEIVAGRNNKHLDFRLSVLKAKEGDATNVVVSTLCTVHNAYGKIYLFFIVPFHRAGVRILMSNAVAAKRL
- the ftsH gene encoding ATP-dependent zinc metalloprotease FtsH, giving the protein MNANLRNFALWVIIVLLLLALFTLFQNPGQRASSQDIAFSQLLSEVDRGNVRDVVIQGPDIHGTFTNGSSFQTYAPNDPTLVKRLYDSKVQITAKPPGDNVPWFVSLLVSWLPFIALIGVWIFLSRQMQGGAGKAMGFGKSRAKMLTEAHGRVTFEDVAGVDEAKQDLQEIVEFLRDPGKFQRLGGRIPRGVLLVGPPGTGKTLIARAVAGEANVPFFTISGSDFVEMFVGVGASRVRDMFEQAKKNAPCIIFIDEIDAVGRHRGAGLGGGNDEREQTLNQLLVEMDGFEANEGVILIAATNRPDVLDPALMRPGRFDRQVMVANPDIVGREQILKVHVRKVPLAPDINLKTIARGTPGFSGADLMNLVNEAALMAARRNKRMVTQAEFEDAKDKVMMGAERKSLVLTEEEKMLTAYHEAGHAIVGLNVPSHDPIHKATIIPRGRALGLVQSLPETDRHSYTREWCVSKLAMIFGGREAEILKFGPDKVTNGATSDIQSATRIARAMVMEWGMSEKLGRVRYQSNEQEVFLGHSVAQSTNISDETAKLIDQEVRKLIEDGENEARRILTEKRKDWEAIAEALLEFETLTGEEINDLIAGKKPNRESVLEPSGPRTSAVPPSGRPRPRPDPDPGLEPQPQS
- the tilS gene encoding tRNA lysidine(34) synthetase TilS, producing MSDDDNSPISAAAAKALFAELRGAPALVLAVSGGPDSLALMWLAARWRRSLARGPKLIVVTVDHGLRKDAAREAREVKQLARSLDLTHRTMRWTGAKPKTGLPAAARDARYRLLVKVARASGATHVLTAHTRDDQAETLLMRLLRGSGIVGLSAMARITQRDGVALARPFLDVPKSQLIATLARAKIGFADDPTNRDPAFTRPRLRALLPALAAEGGNVRNLARLAARLARANAAVDVLADGAERFLALRDRDRLSHHAGGRSFEASSFAALPEEVRLRLLLRAIDAVGHEGPAELGKVEALLAVLDRAVADETGPRGTGHISIKQTLAGALVSLSRGRIQIVPAPARRVRGGS
- the ybgF gene encoding tol-pal system protein YbgF — its product is MLSTIKAFTGTVAIAALLSLCSPASAQQSEDVDAEMRIERLENQLRQLTGQNEELQYRNRQLEDRIRQLEGGAQATPGQAPVQPNVAAAPPLHQQPVQAPAQAAPVYRQQQPAQQQPYEPQVAAPAPIIQEQPAPGAPGTRRRGDAFDPGQNPNAPGAPRALGGGQMPMPSQGGAPVGAPGGRGAGEPLDLANTGARTPQSQPQAAQPGYPAPAGGGLSTQPPAQTPRDEFDLGIGYMQRKDYALAEQTMKSFAQKYPSDPLLGDAQYWVGESFFQRQQYRDAAESFLAVTTKYEKSAKAPDALLRLGQSLAALKEKEAACAAFGEIGRKYPRASAGVKAAVDREQKRVKC
- a CDS encoding DUF3052 domain-containing protein, whose product is MNEQAVVAGYSGRSTVQKLGIKPGFRIFVDGAPAAYTAIVGELPADVRIMKAAKAPLDQVHLFATEAKGLAAKLRGYRKAIAPDGMIWVSWPKKASGVATDVTETVIRETALANGLVDVKVCAVDEVWSGLKLVIPVKERVKATR